The following proteins are co-located in the Paludibaculum fermentans genome:
- a CDS encoding DUF4256 domain-containing protein, whose amino-acid sequence MKARTQGTAHSNGKILSPEQREHLLGACKARFEKNANRHAALAWDHVRARLEANSEKLWSLSEMERTGGEPDVVRHDETTGEFIFCDCSTESPIGRRSLCYDREALESRKEHKPESSALDRAAAMGIEILTEDQYRDLQKLGAFDTKTSSWIRTPPQIRKLGGALFCDRRYNAVFVYHNGAESYYAARGFRGSLRV is encoded by the coding sequence ATGAAAGCAAGAACCCAGGGCACCGCCCACAGCAACGGCAAGATCCTGTCGCCGGAACAGCGGGAACATCTGCTCGGAGCATGCAAGGCCCGTTTCGAGAAAAACGCGAACCGCCACGCAGCTCTCGCCTGGGATCATGTACGAGCGAGGCTGGAAGCCAACTCTGAAAAGCTCTGGTCCCTGAGCGAAATGGAGCGGACCGGAGGTGAACCGGACGTTGTGCGTCACGATGAAACAACTGGCGAGTTCATCTTTTGCGATTGTTCGACGGAAAGCCCAATCGGCCGCAGAAGCCTCTGCTACGACCGCGAAGCGCTGGAGTCCAGAAAAGAGCACAAGCCAGAGAGCAGTGCGCTCGACAGGGCGGCAGCCATGGGCATCGAGATCCTGACGGAAGACCAGTATCGGGACTTGCAGAAACTCGGAGCATTCGACACAAAGACCTCGAGCTGGATCAGGACACCTCCGCAAATCCGAAAACTCGGCGGCGCCCTCTTCTGTGATCGCCGTTACAACGCGGTCTTCGTCTACCACAACGGCGCGGAGTCTTACTATGCCGCCAGGGGCTTCCGCGGCTCGCTCCGGGTCTAG
- a CDS encoding MarR family winged helix-turn-helix transcriptional regulator, translating into MSNRKPANPAPLASTLASDIRTVFGKLKRRLRQHGHHHDLPPSQVSVLLRLETEGSATVSHLARAEGMRPQSMSSVVAPLQQAGWVKGAPDPDDRRQTLMSLTPKCLKMLQEGRAARQDWLTARVSQKLSVQEQQQLQAALALLTRLVED; encoded by the coding sequence GTGAGCAATCGAAAGCCCGCCAACCCCGCCCCGCTCGCTTCCACCCTGGCCTCAGACATCCGCACAGTCTTCGGCAAACTCAAGCGGCGGTTGCGTCAGCACGGACACCACCACGACCTGCCGCCATCCCAGGTCTCGGTTCTCCTTCGGCTGGAAACAGAGGGTTCGGCCACGGTATCTCATCTGGCGCGAGCGGAAGGCATGCGGCCCCAGTCCATGAGTTCAGTAGTGGCCCCATTGCAGCAGGCCGGCTGGGTCAAGGGCGCGCCCGACCCGGACGACCGGCGCCAAACACTCATGTCGCTGACGCCCAAATGCCTCAAAATGCTCCAGGAAGGCAGGGCCGCGCGGCAGGACTGGCTCACCGCCCGGGTCTCGCAGAAACTCTCTGTCCAGGAGCAGCAGCAGCTTCAGGCCGCGCTCGCCCTCCTGACGCGTCTCGTAGAAGATTGA
- a CDS encoding cysteine hydrolase family protein, whose translation MPLTTLDPNTALLVIDLQQGLVTGNFIHPIAEVINRTRALIDVFRVKHLPVALVNVAGRPPGRTEQGPRVSAPFSAGWTDLLPQLDQQPDDLLVTKRSWGAFATTDLERRLKAQGVTQVVVTGIVTSGGVEATARQAYEQGFHVTLALDAITDIRKEAHEYSISNVFPRLGETGSSQEIISLLEGREGPTGLKEPA comes from the coding sequence ATGCCGTTGACCACACTCGACCCCAACACCGCCTTGCTCGTCATTGACCTGCAGCAAGGCCTCGTCACCGGAAACTTCATTCATCCCATAGCCGAGGTCATCAACCGGACCCGCGCCCTGATCGACGTCTTCCGGGTGAAACACCTTCCGGTCGCCCTGGTCAATGTAGCGGGACGCCCACCGGGCCGGACGGAACAAGGCCCGCGCGTCAGTGCACCCTTTTCCGCCGGCTGGACAGACCTTCTGCCACAGCTCGATCAGCAGCCGGACGACCTCCTCGTCACGAAGAGGAGCTGGGGCGCATTCGCCACAACGGATCTGGAACGCCGGCTCAAGGCACAAGGCGTCACCCAGGTAGTTGTGACGGGGATAGTAACCTCCGGCGGCGTGGAGGCGACCGCACGCCAGGCCTACGAGCAGGGGTTCCACGTCACCCTGGCACTCGACGCCATCACCGATATCCGCAAGGAAGCGCACGAGTACAGCATCAGCAACGTCTTCCCTCGCCTCGGCGAGACAGGCTCTTCACAGGAAATCATCTCGCTGCTGGAAGGCCGGGAAGGACCAACCGGCCTGAAAGAGCCGGCTTGA
- a CDS encoding MFS transporter has product MSGTFRSLRSRNFRLWMAGSLVSNIGTWIQRVAQDWLVLTQLTHRDATALGIVMGLQFAPQLLFLPWTGSAADRLNQRKLLMLTQATMGLLALILGVLTITGVVQLWHVYVFAFLSGSGAALDAPVRQTFVAEMVGDEDLSNAVALNSTSFNAARMFGPAVAGLLIAQVGIGWAFLLNGLSFGAVLLSMSFFRLSELRERPRAHPTTSGFLEGFRCVWRTPDLRAILVMLFLIGTFGLNFPIYISTMAVNVFHSGAGAFGLLSSIMAVGSLSGALFAAGRRKPNLASLATGAGIFGLGCTLAALAPGYWWFAAALAITGAAALTLTNGTNSIMQLSAEPSMRGRVMALRVAVALGGTTLGAPIAGWVANHFGPRWSLGIGAAAGFAAALVAVTVLCGRKAPPHVEPPGL; this is encoded by the coding sequence GTGTCCGGTACCTTCCGCTCCCTGCGCAGCCGCAACTTCCGCCTCTGGATGGCCGGCAGCCTCGTCTCCAACATCGGCACCTGGATCCAGCGCGTCGCCCAGGACTGGCTGGTGCTGACGCAACTCACCCATCGGGACGCCACCGCGCTGGGCATTGTGATGGGCCTGCAGTTCGCGCCGCAGCTTCTGTTCCTGCCCTGGACGGGATCGGCCGCGGACCGCCTCAACCAGCGCAAACTCCTGATGCTCACCCAGGCCACCATGGGCCTGCTCGCGCTCATCCTGGGCGTGCTCACCATCACCGGAGTCGTCCAGCTCTGGCACGTATATGTCTTCGCCTTCCTGTCCGGCTCCGGCGCCGCGCTCGATGCGCCGGTTCGGCAGACCTTCGTGGCGGAGATGGTCGGCGACGAAGACCTCTCCAATGCCGTGGCCTTGAACTCAACCTCCTTCAATGCGGCACGGATGTTTGGCCCCGCCGTGGCCGGCCTGCTGATCGCCCAGGTGGGCATCGGCTGGGCTTTTCTTCTGAATGGCCTCTCGTTCGGAGCGGTGCTGCTCTCGATGTCGTTCTTCCGTCTCTCGGAACTGCGGGAAAGACCAAGGGCGCATCCCACCACCTCCGGATTCCTGGAGGGATTTCGCTGCGTGTGGAGAACACCCGACCTCCGCGCGATTCTGGTCATGCTGTTCCTGATCGGCACCTTCGGGCTGAACTTTCCCATCTACATCTCAACCATGGCCGTGAATGTCTTCCACTCCGGAGCCGGTGCGTTCGGCCTGCTCTCCTCCATCATGGCCGTGGGCTCGCTCTCGGGAGCCTTGTTTGCTGCCGGCCGCAGGAAGCCAAACCTCGCCTCCCTCGCCACCGGAGCCGGCATCTTCGGACTGGGCTGCACCCTGGCCGCCCTCGCCCCGGGCTACTGGTGGTTCGCCGCGGCGCTCGCCATCACAGGAGCGGCGGCCCTTACCCTGACCAACGGCACCAACAGCATCATGCAGCTCTCCGCGGAACCCTCCATGCGAGGCAGGGTGATGGCCCTCCGGGTCGCCGTGGCCTTGGGTGGAACCACCCTCGGAGCGCCCATCGCCGGCTGGGTAGCCAACCACTTCGGCCCGCGTTGGTCCCTCGGCATCGGCGCGGCAGCGGGCTTCGCCGCCGCCCTCGTCGCAGTCACTGTTCTGTGCGGTCGAAAAGCACCACCACACGTGGAGCCGCCCGGCCTGTAA